In Paenibacillus sp. FSL M7-0420, a single genomic region encodes these proteins:
- a CDS encoding (Fe-S)-binding protein: MRVSIFSTCLVDLMAPNAGIAMVEVLERLGCEIDYPASQVCCGQPTYNSGYLQESKLAMQNMMLAFEASDYVVGPSGSCIAMFHEYPKIFSGDPDWELKAVALKEKSYELTQFIVKVLGVTDVGATLEGTATYHRSCHMTRLLGEKETPFQLLEQVKGLKLEPLKNSDNCCGFGGTFAVKMPEISGQMAEEKCGCVLDTGADILISADMGCLMNIGGRLSRKGEPVRVMHIAEVLNQHTQRGELT, translated from the coding sequence GTGCGAGTCAGTATTTTTTCCACTTGTCTGGTAGATCTTATGGCTCCGAACGCCGGTATTGCCATGGTGGAGGTGCTAGAGCGGCTCGGGTGCGAGATTGATTACCCCGCTTCACAGGTCTGCTGCGGCCAGCCTACGTACAACAGCGGTTACTTGCAGGAATCTAAGCTTGCTATGCAGAACATGATGCTGGCCTTCGAGGCTTCGGATTATGTTGTAGGTCCGTCCGGTTCCTGCATCGCTATGTTTCATGAATATCCGAAGATCTTCAGCGGTGACCCGGACTGGGAATTGAAAGCGGTTGCGCTAAAAGAAAAATCGTATGAACTCACCCAGTTCATTGTAAAAGTGCTGGGTGTCACTGATGTCGGTGCCACGCTCGAAGGTACGGCCACCTACCACCGCTCCTGCCATATGACGAGGCTGCTGGGTGAGAAGGAGACTCCCTTCCAGCTGCTGGAGCAGGTGAAGGGACTGAAGCTTGAGCCGCTTAAGAACAGCGACAACTGCTGCGGATTCGGCGGAACTTTTGCAGTGAAGATGCCTGAAATCTCCGGGCAGATGGCCGAAGAGAAATGCGGCTGTGTGCTGGATACCGGAGCGGATATCCTGATCAGTGCAGATATGGGCTGCCTGATGAACATCGGCGGGCGTCTGTCCCGCAAGGGTGAGCCGGTACGGGTGATGCATATTGCAGAGGTGCTGAACCAGCATACGCAAAGGGGGGAACTGACTTGA
- a CDS encoding LutB/LldF family L-lactate oxidation iron-sulfur protein, with protein sequence MSLQTDSRNFSERTSEGLGDSFMRSAVGAAQDSLKTRRLTAATALGDWEKWRSAGQLIRQHTLANLDFYLEQLADNIERQGGHIYFAATKEEASSYIRDVIVRKQATRIVKSKSMVTEEIELNRVLLEAGCELIETDLGEYILQMDDWDPPSHIVAPALHKDREQIRRVFAEKLGYTGDETPEKLAGFARTILRQKFLDAEVGITGCNFAIANLGAINLVTNEGNGDLTAAIPKTHIAVMGMERIVPTLEEMEILDNLLCRSAVGQKLTSYITVMGPSAAGETDGPEEFHLVVVDNGRSDILGSEFNEALQCIRCGACLNVCPVYRHIGGHAYGSIYPGPIGAVITPLLGGYDDYKELPYASSLCGACTDVCPVKIPLHEQLIMHRQNIVKQKRTGAADRFQMKAAAKLLSSPALFGKTLRLAHSASRIMSKHGRIVRGTAIIQGWIHSRDLKQPVKPQDSFRVWLEKRKGGAE encoded by the coding sequence TTGAGCCTGCAAACGGATTCACGTAACTTCAGCGAGCGGACCTCGGAGGGCCTTGGGGATTCCTTCATGCGCAGTGCCGTGGGGGCGGCACAGGACAGCCTTAAGACTAGGCGGCTGACCGCGGCTACCGCATTAGGAGATTGGGAGAAGTGGCGGTCGGCCGGCCAGCTTATCCGTCAGCATACGCTGGCGAATCTGGATTTTTATCTGGAGCAGCTTGCGGATAATATTGAGCGGCAAGGCGGACATATCTATTTTGCCGCAACCAAGGAAGAGGCCAGCAGTTATATACGGGATGTTATTGTACGCAAGCAGGCGACGCGAATCGTCAAATCCAAGTCCATGGTTACTGAGGAGATTGAACTGAACCGTGTGCTGCTTGAAGCCGGTTGCGAGCTGATTGAGACCGATCTGGGAGAGTACATTCTGCAAATGGATGACTGGGACCCTCCCTCCCATATCGTAGCCCCTGCACTGCATAAAGACCGGGAGCAGATCAGACGCGTCTTCGCAGAGAAGCTCGGATATACCGGCGACGAGACGCCGGAGAAGCTGGCCGGTTTCGCCCGCACCATCCTGCGCCAGAAGTTCCTGGATGCGGAGGTCGGGATTACGGGCTGTAATTTCGCCATCGCCAATCTGGGCGCAATTAATCTCGTCACGAATGAAGGGAACGGAGATCTCACCGCTGCGATCCCCAAGACGCATATCGCAGTTATGGGCATGGAGCGCATTGTACCCACACTTGAAGAAATGGAGATTCTGGATAATCTGCTCTGCCGCAGTGCTGTCGGCCAGAAGCTGACCAGCTATATCACCGTCATGGGACCGTCAGCGGCGGGTGAGACCGACGGGCCGGAGGAATTCCATCTGGTGGTCGTTGATAACGGCCGTTCCGATATTCTGGGAAGTGAGTTTAACGAGGCCTTGCAATGTATCCGCTGCGGTGCCTGCCTGAATGTCTGTCCGGTCTACCGCCATATCGGCGGCCATGCTTACGGTTCCATCTATCCGGGTCCAATTGGGGCAGTCATAACCCCGCTGCTTGGCGGTTATGACGATTATAAGGAGCTGCCGTATGCCTCCAGCCTCTGCGGGGCGTGTACCGATGTCTGCCCAGTAAAAATCCCGCTGCATGAGCAGCTCATTATGCACCGTCAGAACATAGTGAAGCAGAAGAGAACCGGCGCTGCTGACCGATTCCAGATGAAGGCAGCCGCCAAGCTGCTCTCCTCCCCTGCCCTGTTCGGCAAAACCCTCAGACTAGCTCATTCCGCCAGCCGGATCATGAGCAAGCACGGACGTATTGTACGGGGGACGGCAATTATTCAGGGGTGGATTCATTCGCGCGACCTGAAGCAGCCCGTCAAGCCGCAGGACAGCTTCCGGGTGTGGCTGGAGAAGCGCAAAGGAGGGGCAGAGTAA
- the aldA gene encoding aldehyde dehydrogenase: MTKHLMYINGQFTESEGKEWMEVTNPATDEVISQVPKATRNDVIRAIDAAEQAQAAWEETPAVERGKYLHAIADGIRAEADSIARLISEEVGKTLELSTVEVHFTADYLDYMAEWARRYEGEIVQSDRDNEHIFVFKRAIGVTTGILPWNFPFFLIARKMAPALITGNTIVVKPSAESPNNAMAFSRIVDQAGLPKGVFNLITGRGAEVGNELSSNAKVGMVSLTGSVPAGQKVMEAAAENIIKVSLELGGKAPAIVMKDADLELAVQAIVASRVINTGQVCNCAERVYVHEDIKEEFTTRLVEAMKAVKYGDPLKDTDIQMGPLINKAAQDSVQQKVDRAVQEGAKIALGGKKVEGTGSFFEPTVITDATNEMEIVQDEIFGPVIPVISFSTLDEAIALANDSEFGLTSSLYTQNLNVAMKVIKRLKYGETYINRENFEAMQGFHAGWRKSGIGGADGKHGLNEYLQTHVVYLQYDKSVN, translated from the coding sequence GTGACCAAGCATTTGATGTATATCAACGGCCAATTTACGGAATCCGAAGGCAAAGAGTGGATGGAAGTGACCAATCCGGCAACCGATGAAGTCATCTCACAGGTTCCTAAGGCAACCAGAAATGATGTTATACGTGCCATTGATGCAGCGGAGCAGGCCCAGGCAGCGTGGGAGGAGACTCCGGCGGTAGAGCGCGGCAAGTATTTGCATGCGATTGCTGACGGCATTCGGGCAGAGGCGGACAGCATCGCCAGGCTGATCTCGGAGGAAGTCGGCAAGACCCTGGAATTATCCACCGTAGAGGTTCATTTCACTGCGGATTATTTGGATTATATGGCGGAGTGGGCACGGCGTTATGAGGGGGAGATCGTACAGAGCGACCGTGATAATGAGCATATTTTTGTATTCAAAAGAGCGATTGGCGTTACCACGGGCATTCTGCCCTGGAACTTCCCGTTCTTCCTGATCGCGAGGAAAATGGCCCCGGCGCTCATCACCGGCAACACGATTGTCGTGAAGCCCAGCGCGGAATCTCCAAACAATGCCATGGCGTTCAGCCGGATCGTGGATCAGGCCGGATTGCCTAAGGGGGTATTCAACCTTATTACTGGCAGAGGTGCGGAAGTGGGCAACGAGCTGTCCAGTAATGCCAAGGTAGGCATGGTTAGTCTTACAGGCAGCGTACCGGCAGGGCAGAAGGTTATGGAGGCGGCGGCTGAGAATATCATCAAGGTCAGCTTGGAGCTGGGCGGCAAAGCGCCTGCTATCGTCATGAAAGATGCCGACCTGGAGCTGGCTGTTCAGGCGATTGTGGCTTCCCGGGTCATTAATACAGGCCAGGTCTGCAACTGTGCGGAGCGTGTCTATGTCCATGAAGATATCAAGGAGGAGTTCACCACTCGGCTGGTTGAAGCGATGAAGGCCGTGAAGTACGGAGACCCGCTTAAGGACACGGACATCCAGATGGGACCGCTCATCAACAAGGCCGCGCAGGATTCGGTACAGCAGAAGGTGGACCGGGCCGTTCAGGAAGGAGCCAAGATTGCCCTGGGCGGTAAAAAGGTAGAAGGAACCGGCAGCTTCTTCGAGCCGACAGTGATCACAGATGCTACGAATGAGATGGAGATTGTGCAGGATGAGATTTTCGGTCCGGTCATCCCCGTCATTTCATTCTCTACCCTGGATGAGGCGATTGCCCTCGCGAATGACAGTGAGTTCGGCTTAACCTCATCGCTATATACGCAGAATCTGAATGTTGCCATGAAAGTCATCAAGCGGCTGAAATACGGGGAGACGTACATCAACCGCGAGAATTTCGAAGCGATGCAGGGCTTCCATGCAGGCTGGAGAAAATCGGGCATCGGCGGCGCTGACGGCAAGCACGGCTTGAACGAGTACCTCCAGACGCATGTCGTCTACCTGCAGTATGATAAGTCGGTTAACTGA
- a CDS encoding alpha/beta hydrolase family protein encodes MSKPLCFVPGPFVPLSRYVQAGGHEPVTIPVSRAVAEYLRRHHSILKLACQRSGEVTYLNAKWSTLYEDTVEVEAESAGNSNTAEGVFVLVSPLLTNMFPVVSHWDNHSAEGGGRFRYGGTDGIGTLRMDEAGEQVISEHLRLYNSDADSPYVYNTEDYELFGEGEAEKTLKTPQFEHYIGDRYSLYAVDDLVAVSLSDRMLKTYGYPVVFINESREEGALVDDAPVFQLISNSLLVSENRHSLASYLLPPYWNRANAKRYPLLFNGYYDANENTFSTVGPSFLEIIGKTLASTGQGVVGILWNGGGYIGSRSLQGSIYGGIGAAIARARDHYGGDADQVVAVGGSRGGLTALLAGGNPHRLPYRVRYTLCYAPPLILNGLTREYAEGACPLIWHVAEVDTGYRDIWKDNWRHPETGSTAIETLLWTLTGESDPGRLKETAGLESEFFLSGLKAGGTKLLINHGTHDAFTLSRFSFAFAAQVRSYGIPLRHEIGYRFGHNNCTDLYEQAAQCLKALLQDQELDFTGTVHYRRRSPAAGEWEQAERFSPAHQPVFLEAPKLVPAGSPVAWTLYGEQGMEYRLELESLDQQAWEQNKQVIINKRITLASGVLPDKRHPLEVCSWQEGISPSADGLSAGYYLYGLTYRLRGELDWTEVSPSRVPQPGVEPQSLLRILEEQPNPASEAFRAEAAVLCISSGLSEA; translated from the coding sequence ATGAGTAAACCATTGTGTTTTGTACCAGGGCCATTCGTACCGCTAAGCCGGTACGTTCAAGCCGGCGGGCATGAGCCCGTCACCATTCCGGTAAGCCGGGCAGTGGCGGAGTATTTAAGACGGCATCACTCCATTCTGAAGCTGGCCTGTCAGCGCAGTGGCGAGGTGACCTACCTTAACGCAAAGTGGTCCACACTGTATGAAGATACCGTTGAAGTTGAAGCTGAATCAGCAGGGAACAGCAATACAGCAGAAGGCGTGTTCGTACTTGTCAGCCCGCTGCTTACTAATATGTTTCCAGTCGTATCGCACTGGGATAACCATTCAGCAGAGGGAGGAGGCAGGTTCCGCTATGGAGGAACAGACGGCATTGGAACGCTGCGCATGGACGAAGCGGGGGAGCAGGTTATTTCCGAGCATCTAAGGCTCTATAACAGTGACGCGGACAGCCCTTATGTATATAACACTGAAGATTATGAGCTGTTTGGGGAAGGTGAAGCGGAGAAAACACTGAAAACTCCCCAATTCGAGCATTACATCGGGGACCGCTACAGTCTCTATGCAGTCGATGATTTGGTTGCCGTATCCTTGAGTGACCGTATGCTCAAGACTTACGGATATCCTGTGGTCTTCATTAATGAATCCAGAGAAGAAGGGGCACTGGTAGATGATGCACCTGTATTCCAGCTGATCAGCAACAGTCTGCTGGTTTCGGAGAACCGCCATAGCCTGGCTTCCTATCTTCTCCCGCCTTATTGGAATCGGGCGAACGCCAAGAGGTATCCGCTGCTGTTCAATGGTTATTACGACGCCAATGAGAACACCTTCAGTACCGTGGGACCTTCCTTTCTGGAGATCATAGGTAAGACGCTGGCCAGCACGGGCCAGGGAGTGGTTGGCATTCTCTGGAACGGGGGAGGCTACATCGGAAGCCGTTCCCTGCAAGGCTCAATCTATGGAGGGATCGGGGCGGCAATTGCCAGAGCCCGGGACCACTATGGCGGTGATGCAGACCAGGTAGTGGCAGTAGGAGGTTCGCGCGGCGGATTGACAGCACTGCTGGCCGGAGGCAACCCGCACCGGCTGCCTTACCGGGTACGTTACACACTATGCTATGCACCGCCGCTGATTCTTAACGGACTTACCCGTGAGTATGCGGAAGGCGCCTGCCCGCTGATCTGGCATGTAGCAGAGGTGGACACCGGTTACCGCGATATCTGGAAGGATAACTGGAGGCATCCGGAGACCGGCAGTACCGCAATTGAGACTCTTCTGTGGACACTTACAGGCGAAAGTGACCCCGGCCGTCTGAAGGAAACTGCCGGACTGGAATCCGAGTTCTTCCTGTCGGGGCTGAAGGCGGGCGGTACGAAGCTGCTGATCAACCACGGGACACATGATGCCTTCACTCTGAGCCGGTTCAGCTTTGCTTTTGCCGCACAGGTCCGAAGCTATGGCATTCCGCTGCGTCATGAGATTGGCTACCGTTTCGGCCATAACAACTGTACGGATCTTTACGAACAGGCAGCCCAATGCCTGAAGGCTCTGCTGCAGGATCAGGAGCTTGACTTCACCGGGACGGTGCATTACCGCAGACGCAGTCCGGCTGCAGGGGAATGGGAACAGGCTGAACGGTTCAGTCCGGCCCATCAGCCGGTTTTTCTGGAGGCACCGAAGTTAGTACCCGCAGGCAGTCCGGTAGCTTGGACACTGTATGGAGAGCAAGGCATGGAATATCGGCTGGAGCTGGAGAGCCTGGATCAGCAGGCATGGGAACAGAACAAGCAAGTGATCATAAACAAGCGCATCACCCTTGCGTCCGGGGTATTGCCGGACAAGCGGCATCCCCTTGAAGTCTGCTCATGGCAGGAGGGGATAAGCCCATCCGCTGACGGATTAAGTGCAGGTTATTATCTGTACGGGCTAACCTACAGGCTGAGGGGCGAACTGGACTGGACCGAAGTCTCACCTTCTCGGGTGCCGCAGCCGGGTGTAGAGCCGCAGTCGCTTCTCCGCATTCTGGAGGA
- a CDS encoding glycoside hydrolase family 2 protein produces MKEILLNEMNWEVKGYWPWVPLKGTSMELGQELMGVTGWMPATVPGGVHYDLYRQGLIANPYEDLNSLSCEWVENRWWVYRTTLQQPELKGARVELVFQGLDYEAAVYADHILLGEHTGMFEPAVFDVTELLSVRENLEISVLLKQAPDEMGQIGKTSATFTQKSRFNYKWDFSTRLVNVGIWDDVLLRIHEDYSWGEMSITTDAEFEEDGSTQVTGRIEIQAAVPSLAGVESARKLTANISCSDPGGNLLLMQTHPVCAGAMLKTALGIPEPELWYPNGYGAQPLYSLELKLLDEAGEELDTRVIRTGIRKLDYIRNVDSPDNALPYTVVINGRRIYMKGVNMTPLDHLYGNVSVEQYQLMVRLMKAAHVNLVRVWGGGIIEKKVFYDLCDANGIMVWQEFIQSSSGIDNIPSKQPEFLELLRGSARSALCAKRNHVAMTIWSGGNELMSEPNKPSDLSDSNLAMLKELVEQYDPQRLFLPTSASGPVEYITETKGQGHDVHGHWKYMGNPYHYELYGSNDNLLHSEFGADGLSSLKSLEKFLGADSRQPVSMENSAVWRHHGEWWDTLSRDEKIFGSLTDLAQFSACSQWIQAEGIRFVLEANRRRKFRNSGSIVWQLNEPWPNVSCTNLVDYYGEPKMAYHWMKIAFRPLHVSLDYRSLLLTPGTGFHGDVYVHGWEGDRFEADAEVLDAAGRSLHRQRFVIRGDRDRAVCAGSLNFTVPEQEDRLYFVRLSFVNCEEEPQQNVYVFSTARQHLYASALTLTGGNLQVRQENRWLPAVTGEPNLQASFTVANTGSEALLHVHAEEEGNRYWLEADKQFLTLFPGEARTVTVTCTPKQAGGFLAGENHSISDDLPDIQFKSFLSAQGTSKPDGGQENHE; encoded by the coding sequence ATGAAGGAAATTCTGCTGAATGAAATGAACTGGGAAGTCAAAGGATACTGGCCTTGGGTGCCGCTGAAGGGTACAAGTATGGAGCTTGGCCAGGAATTAATGGGGGTCACCGGCTGGATGCCGGCAACGGTGCCGGGGGGAGTTCATTACGATCTCTACAGACAGGGCTTGATTGCCAATCCCTATGAAGACTTGAACAGCTTGAGCTGCGAATGGGTAGAGAATCGCTGGTGGGTGTACCGTACGACCTTGCAGCAACCAGAGTTGAAGGGGGCCAGAGTGGAGCTGGTCTTCCAGGGACTCGATTATGAAGCAGCGGTATACGCTGATCATATCCTTCTTGGGGAGCATACGGGAATGTTTGAGCCGGCTGTGTTTGATGTCACAGAGCTGCTCTCCGTTCGGGAGAACCTTGAAATTTCCGTGCTTCTGAAGCAGGCGCCCGATGAAATGGGACAAATCGGCAAAACCTCGGCCACCTTCACGCAGAAGAGCCGGTTCAATTATAAGTGGGATTTCTCTACCCGGCTGGTTAACGTTGGAATCTGGGATGATGTGTTGCTAAGGATACATGAGGATTACTCGTGGGGCGAAATGTCCATCACAACCGATGCTGAGTTTGAAGAGGACGGCAGCACTCAGGTGACTGGCAGGATTGAAATACAGGCAGCCGTCCCATCCTTGGCTGGAGTTGAATCTGCCCGGAAACTGACGGCGAATATCTCCTGCTCTGATCCCGGAGGTAATCTGCTGCTGATGCAGACGCATCCCGTCTGTGCTGGAGCGATGCTCAAGACCGCGCTGGGTATCCCTGAACCGGAGCTATGGTATCCGAACGGTTACGGAGCGCAGCCGCTCTACAGCCTTGAACTGAAGCTGCTGGATGAAGCCGGGGAGGAGCTGGATACGCGGGTTATAAGAACCGGAATCCGCAAGCTTGATTATATCCGCAATGTTGACAGTCCTGACAATGCTCTGCCCTACACGGTGGTCATCAACGGCCGCAGGATCTACATGAAAGGGGTGAATATGACCCCTCTGGACCATCTCTACGGAAATGTATCCGTTGAACAGTATCAGCTGATGGTCCGTCTAATGAAAGCGGCTCATGTTAATCTTGTCCGGGTATGGGGCGGCGGGATCATTGAGAAGAAGGTCTTCTATGACCTATGCGATGCGAACGGCATTATGGTCTGGCAGGAATTCATCCAGTCGAGCTCGGGAATTGACAATATTCCTTCCAAGCAGCCGGAATTCCTTGAACTGCTGCGCGGGTCTGCCCGCTCAGCACTCTGCGCGAAGCGCAATCATGTCGCCATGACGATATGGAGCGGCGGCAATGAGTTAATGAGCGAGCCGAATAAGCCTTCGGACTTAAGCGATTCCAATCTGGCGATGCTGAAGGAACTGGTCGAGCAGTATGATCCGCAGCGGCTGTTCCTTCCAACCTCGGCTTCGGGTCCGGTGGAGTATATTACCGAGACCAAGGGCCAGGGACATGATGTTCATGGTCACTGGAAGTACATGGGTAACCCGTATCACTACGAGTTATACGGCAGCAACGACAATCTGCTGCACAGTGAATTCGGGGCAGACGGGCTGAGCTCACTCAAGAGTCTGGAGAAATTCCTGGGAGCAGACAGCAGACAGCCGGTCTCCATGGAGAATAGTGCAGTCTGGAGACATCACGGGGAGTGGTGGGATACGCTGAGCCGGGATGAAAAAATATTCGGCAGCCTGACGGATCTGGCACAATTCTCCGCCTGCAGCCAGTGGATTCAGGCGGAGGGCATCCGCTTCGTGCTGGAGGCCAACCGGCGGCGCAAGTTCCGGAACAGCGGAAGTATTGTCTGGCAGCTCAACGAACCCTGGCCGAACGTGTCCTGTACCAATCTGGTCGATTATTATGGTGAACCGAAGATGGCCTACCACTGGATGAAGATAGCCTTCCGTCCACTGCATGTATCGCTGGACTACCGGAGTCTGCTGCTTACACCCGGTACCGGTTTCCATGGAGATGTATATGTACATGGCTGGGAAGGGGACAGGTTTGAAGCGGATGCGGAGGTCTTGGATGCTGCGGGCCGGAGCTTGCACCGGCAACGATTCGTAATCCGAGGAGACAGAGACCGGGCAGTCTGCGCCGGGAGCCTGAATTTCACAGTACCTGAGCAGGAGGACCGGTTATATTTCGTCAGATTGTCCTTCGTGAACTGTGAAGAAGAACCGCAGCAGAATGTATATGTATTCTCTACCGCCAGGCAGCATCTGTACGCATCAGCGTTAACGCTTACAGGCGGCAATCTTCAGGTACGCCAGGAGAATAGATGGCTGCCCGCTGTTACTGGAGAGCCGAATCTGCAAGCCAGCTTCACGGTAGCTAATACAGGCAGTGAAGCGTTGCTGCATGTACATGCTGAAGAGGAGGGGAACCGCTACTGGCTGGAAGCAGACAAGCAGTTCCTGACCTTGTTCCCGGGTGAGGCAAGAACGGTGACGGTGACCTGTACGCCGAAGCAGGCGGGAGGATTCCTGGCAGGGGAGAATCACAGCATCTCCGATGACCTGCCGGATATTCAATTCAAATCGTTCCTGAGTGCCCAGGGCACAAGCAAACCGGATGGAGGACAGGAGAATCATGAGTAA